A section of the Pithys albifrons albifrons isolate INPA30051 chromosome 30, PitAlb_v1, whole genome shotgun sequence genome encodes:
- the LOC139683965 gene encoding keratin-associated protein 5-4-like, whose translation MCSTGCCSTGCCSVVKTKTVCCAPCQKSVCCSPCQKSVCCAPCQRSVCCSPCQQSCCCDPCQSVCCDPCQKPCCDPCQSVCCDPCQRSVCCNPCQSVCCDPCQKPCCDPCQSICCDPCQKPCCDPCQSVCCDPCQKPCCDPCQSVCCDPCQKPCCDPCQSVCCDPCQKPCCDPCQKPCCDPCQSVCCDPCQKPCCDPCQSVCCDPCQKPCCDPCQSVCCDPCQKPCCDPCQSVCCDPCQKPCCDPCQSVCCDPCQKPCCDPCQSVCCDPCQQSVCCDPCQKPCCDPCQSVCCDPCQSVSCNPCQSVSCDSCQQSVCCDPCQQSVCCDPCQSVCCGPCQQTVCSTKVCQKSVCCAPRPCCCPCGPCCSYVVKKKPVVVCCTPVRKCCVPCIPIQQCCASIKKSC comes from the coding sequence ATGTGCTCCACTGGATGCTGTTCCACAGGATGCTGCTCCGTGGTGAAGACCAAGACCGTGTGCTGTGCCCCGTGCCAGAAGAGCgtctgctgcagcccctgccagaaGAGCGTCTGCTGTGCCCCGTGCCAGAGGAGCGTCTGCTGCAGCCCGTGCCAGCAGTCCTGCTGCTGCGACCCGTGCCAGTCTGTGTGCTGTGACCCGTGCCAGAAGCCCTGCTGTGACCCGTGCCAGTCTGTGTGCTGTGACCCGTGCCAGAGGAGTGTGTGCTGTAACCCGTGCCAGTCTGTCTGTTGTGACCCGTGCCAGAAGCCCTGCTGTGACCCGTGCCAGTCTATCTGTTGTGACCCGTGCCAGAAGCCTTGTTGTGACCCGTGCCAGTCTGTCTGCTGTGACCCGTGCCAGAAGCCTTGTTGTGACCCGTGCCAGTCTGTCTGCTGTGACCCGTGCCAGAAGCCCTGCTGTGACCCATGCCAGTCTGTCTGCTGTGACCCGTGCCAGAAGCCCTGCTGTGACCCATGCCAGAAGCCTTGTTGTGACCCATGCCAGTCTGTCTGCTGTGACCCGTGCCAGAAGCCCTGCTGTGACCCGTGCCAGTCTGTCTGTTGTGACCCATGCCAGAAGCCTTGTTGTGACCCGTGCCAGTCTGTCTGCTGTGACCCATGCCAGAAGCCTTGTTGTGACCCATGCCAGTCTGTCTGCTGTGACCCATGCCAGAAGCCCTGCTGTGACCCGTGCCAGTCTGTCTGCTGTGACCCGTGCCAGAAGCCTTGCTGTGACCCGTGCCAGTCTGTCTGCTGTGACCCATGCCAGCAGTCTGTGTGCTGTGACCCATGCCAGAAGCCCTGCTGTGACCCATGCCAGTCAGTGTGCTGTGACCCGTGCCAGTCTGTCTCTTGCAACCCATGCCAGTCCGTGAGCTGTGACTCATGCCAGCAGTCTGTGTGCTGTGACCCGTGCCAGCAGTCTGTGTGCTGTGACCCGTGCCAGTCTGTGTGCTGTGGCCCGTGCCAGCAGACCGTGTGCTCCACCAAGGTGTGCCAGAAGTCGGTGTGCTGTGCCCCccggccctgctgctgcccctgcgGGCCCTGCTGTTCCTACGTGGTGAAGAAGAAGCCCGTGGTGGTTTGTTGCACCCCGGTCAGGAAGTGCTGTGTGCCCTGCATCCCcatccagcagtgctgtgccagcatCAAGAAGTCCTGCTGA